In Streptomyces erythrochromogenes, the DNA window GCCGGACCGTTCGAGCTGGTGCCAGTACGGACGGGCCTGGACCACCGTCAAATCCGTCTACGAGCTGACCGTCACCGAACCGGAGAAGAAGATGCTCACCACGATGCTGGACACCTGCACCTCATGACCGGGGCGGACCAGTGGCAGGACGAGGTGCTCGCCGGCCCGGGCGGCGCCATGACCGACGAGGTCGGCGTCATCACCGGCCCGCTCACCCTGCGCACCACCGCGACGGTCGACGGGCTGGTCCGGTTCGACGTCCAGTACCAGGACGCCGACGAGTGGTACACGCTCACGGGCAGCCCCAGGCCCCACCACGGCGCCCCGGCCGCCCTGCACGCGGCGGCCCTCGCCGCGATCCGCGCGGGCGGCGCGGCCGAAGCCCCCGGCGGCGGCCCCGCCTGAGCCGGGTCAGAGCACGGCGATGCCCAGGGGGCGGGTGCCCGCGGGGAGTCGGCGGGCCGTTCCGGTGTCCAGGTCGACGACCGTGATGCCGTTCCAGTGGCCGTCGCGGGTGTAGCCGCCCGTGACGTACGCGGTCCGGCCGTCCCGGGAGACGGCGACGTCCTCGTGCGGGCCCTCCAGCGGGACGAGCCGCTCGGTGCCGTCCGGGGACCGGACCGTCAGCGACGGGCCCCTGCCGTCACCCGGCCGGACCGCCCCGGTACCGACCACCAGGAGCCGGCCGTCGGACGTGAGGGCGACCCCGTGCTGGTGGGTGTCGGCGGTCATCGGCTCGACCGCGGTGCGCCCGGTGCGCGGATCGACCACCGCGAGCCGTTCGCCCTCGAACGGCAGCAGCAGCTTCCCGTCGGACGGGCGTACGGCCGCGTAGTGCGGCTTGAGCCACGAGCCGAGGCCGCCCTCGGTGCCGTAGGGGGCCACCTCGATGCGGCGGGTGCTCAGCGGTCCGGCCGCCACGACGGTGACGTCGAAGGAGTCGTGCCCGGTGACGTACACCTCGGCGCCGTCCCGCGAGACGTCCACGTCGAAGGGGCGCCTGCCCACCGGTACGACGGCGGTGACCTCTCGGCTCGCCGTGTCGAGGACCTCCAGGACGCCGGTGGTGCCGGGGACGTTGACCCCGACGTACGCGCGTGCGCCGTCCGGCGAGAGGGCGATGCCCATGCCGCCGCCGCGGTACTCGCCGTCGGCGACCGGGCCGGTCGCGGTGCGGTACGGGATGCGCGCCACCCGCACGCGGGTGCGGGTGTCGACGACGGCGACGCCCTCGGCCGTGGCCACCCACGCCCGGCCGTCCGCGCCGACGGCCAGTGCGTACGGGGCCCGGCCCACGGCGACCGAGGCGACCGCGCCGCGCTCGGGGTCCACGAAGGTGACCGTGTCACCGCCGAAGTCCGCGGTCAGGAGCAGACCCTGCGGGGTCGGAGCGGTGGCCGGCAGCGGTGAGGCCGCGGACGGCGCCGGCGCCGCGCCCGGTGCGGACGGCGCCGCGTCCTGGGCGCAGGCCGCGAGCAGTGTTGCGGCGGCGAGCGCCACGAGGACGGTACGGGTGCCCCGCGCCCGGCGGTTCACCGGTCCGCCCCGGGCTGCGCCCCGGCCGCGCGCAGGATCCGCGCCATGCCCTCGAAGCCCCGGCGGGCGGCGTGCTCGTACGGGGTCACGCCGTCGTGGTCGGCGAGCAGCGGATCGGCGCCCGCGGCGAGGAGGATCCGGGCGACTTCTTCGTGGCGCGGGCCGCCGTCGCCGAGGATCACGGCCTCCAGCAGGGCGGTCCAGCCGAGCCGGTTGACGTGGTCGACGTCGGTTGCGGTCTCCTCCAGGACGGCGCGCACGTACGCGGTATGGCCGCGCTCGGCGGCCGGGACGAGGGAGATCCCGCCGAAGCGGTTGACCTGTTCCAGGTCGGGTCCGGCGGGCAGCAGCAGGCGCATCATCCGCACGCTGCCGGTGACGCCGGTGACCAGCCAGGGGCTGTCCTCGCGGGAGTCCGGGGCGTTGGGGTCGGCTCCGGCGGCGACCAGCAGCCCGGCCGCGGCCAGGTGGTCGCCGAGCGCGGCGAGCAGCAGCGGTGTGCGCAGCTGCTCGTCGCGGGCCTCCACGGCGGCGCCCGCGGCGAGCGCCGCGCCCACCGCGGCCGCGTCGCCGCGGCGGGCCGCGTCGAGGAGGTGTCGGTCGTGCGCGTTCATGGTGTCCCTCTCGGCTCCGGGGCGGGGAGGGCCGCGTACGCCCTCCCGCTCCCCCGGTCCATGCTCGCCCGGCCGCTGCCCGCGTCCGGTCCGCCCGGCGGACGGAGCCGTCGGGCGGACCGGACGACCCCGGGGTCGTCCGATCGGCTGATGCGGGAGCCCTAGCCCTCGTACTCCGTGAGGTCGATGCCGTGGATCTCCACGGCGTGTCCGTGGCGGGGGTCGGTGGTCTCGCGTTCGCGCACCATGTCCAGCTTGCGGATCACGTTCTCGGAGGCGGTGTCGCCGAGGCGGCTGACGGCGACGACGCGGTCCAGCCCGCGGTCCTGGAGGGCGAATTCCAAGGTGGCGTGGGCGGCTTCGGAGGCGTAGCCCTGGCCCCAGTACTGCCGGCCGAGCAGCCAGCTGATCTGCACGTCGGCCCGGGCGTCCGGCAGGTCCTCGAGGACCGAGAGGCCGACGGCCCCGATGAGCTCGCCGGAGCCGAGGAGCTCGACGGCGAAGAGCCCGAAGCCCTCCTCGTCCCACTCCTCCTCCCAGCGCTCGATCGCCTCGGCCGTCTCGTCGAGACCGAGGGTGGAGCCGTCGCCGATCCAGCGCATCACCTCGGGGTCGGCGTGGATCTCCGAAAGGGGGACGAGGTCGTCGTCGGTCCAGAGGCGGAGGAGGAGGCGGGGGGTACGGATCTCGGTCATGTCCCACATCCTGCCGAAATTCGCCGGACCAGCGGTAATCGGCCGTTGCGGCTGTGTTGCGGGTTCATGGCCATCCGCCGGGGAAGCTTTCCGCGGTTCGCCCCGGACCCCTACGGTCCGTCGGGAACCACGACCGAGGAGTGACCCTGCCATGCCGCTCGACATGTCGGACGAAAGCCACTACGACCGCACGCGCCTGCGGCAGTGGGCCCGCGGCCGCGCCCGCTCCGCCGGAGTGGACCGCCGCGACCTGCTGAAGCTGTTCGCGGTGGGGGCCGCGGCCGGATCCCTGGGCGTGGCCGGGGGCGGTACGGCCGCTGCCGCCCCGGCCGCGGGGGCGGACGCCGCGCCGGGCATCGTCAAGCCGCTGCCGCCGGAGCTGTTCACGATCCGCGGGACGAACGCGGAGGCGAA includes these proteins:
- a CDS encoding GNAT family N-acetyltransferase, with the translated sequence MTEIRTPRLLLRLWTDDDLVPLSEIHADPEVMRWIGDGSTLGLDETAEAIERWEEEWDEEGFGLFAVELLGSGELIGAVGLSVLEDLPDARADVQISWLLGRQYWGQGYASEAAHATLEFALQDRGLDRVVAVSRLGDTASENVIRKLDMVRERETTDPRHGHAVEIHGIDLTEYEG
- a CDS encoding YncE family protein; protein product: MNRRARGTRTVLVALAAATLLAACAQDAAPSAPGAAPAPSAASPLPATAPTPQGLLLTADFGGDTVTFVDPERGAVASVAVGRAPYALAVGADGRAWVATAEGVAVVDTRTRVRVARIPYRTATGPVADGEYRGGGMGIALSPDGARAYVGVNVPGTTGVLEVLDTASREVTAVVPVGRRPFDVDVSRDGAEVYVTGHDSFDVTVVAAGPLSTRRIEVAPYGTEGGLGSWLKPHYAAVRPSDGKLLLPFEGERLAVVDPRTGRTAVEPMTADTHQHGVALTSDGRLLVVGTGAVRPGDGRGPSLTVRSPDGTERLVPLEGPHEDVAVSRDGRTAYVTGGYTRDGHWNGITVVDLDTGTARRLPAGTRPLGIAVL
- a CDS encoding ankyrin repeat domain-containing protein, whose protein sequence is MNAHDRHLLDAARRGDAAAVGAALAAGAAVEARDEQLRTPLLLAALGDHLAAAGLLVAAGADPNAPDSREDSPWLVTGVTGSVRMMRLLLPAGPDLEQVNRFGGISLVPAAERGHTAYVRAVLEETATDVDHVNRLGWTALLEAVILGDGGPRHEEVARILLAAGADPLLADHDGVTPYEHAARRGFEGMARILRAAGAQPGADR